The following proteins are encoded in a genomic region of Thermococcus pacificus:
- a CDS encoding TldD/PmbA family protein, which produces MFDVNELILKKAKELGFGDVVVLSHEMNRRQVRFANNEITVAKNWHERKVELFVELEKRIAGTTITELSEENIERTLKTLLSNMKGMAPKEDYYGIAEGPFEYRDIPETFDKAIVELDEPNEYVERAINAALEEGAKRVAGVLYTDHDRIYLTTSNGVEAFDEGTGIEISVRAFIGDLESGHGTNSVRVLKKFDPESAGRKAGEIASLARNPEQGPEGKFDVIFDPLAFANLLSYMSFMTSAYAAEAGFSFLVNKLGQKVANEIVTIKDVGNMPNGYGTRKFDDEGVPTRETAIIENGTFRTFLLNTSLARKYKTETTANAGLIMPHAWNIVLEPGDYSREELFSEVKRGIYITNVWYTRFQNYVTGDFSTIPRDGIFLVENGELRPIRNIRVSDNLQNILESIAALTKESHHVHWWEVDTPVSTPYVLVKDVGITRATK; this is translated from the coding sequence ATGTTTGACGTTAACGAACTCATCCTGAAGAAGGCCAAAGAGCTCGGCTTCGGCGACGTCGTCGTTCTCTCCCACGAGATGAACAGGAGGCAGGTCCGCTTTGCCAACAACGAGATAACAGTGGCGAAAAACTGGCACGAGAGAAAGGTCGAGCTCTTCGTCGAGCTGGAGAAGAGAATAGCCGGGACGACGATAACCGAACTGAGCGAGGAGAACATCGAGCGCACCCTCAAGACGCTCCTGAGCAACATGAAGGGAATGGCACCCAAGGAGGACTACTACGGAATAGCGGAGGGCCCGTTTGAGTACAGGGACATCCCGGAGACCTTCGATAAAGCCATCGTCGAGCTCGACGAGCCGAACGAGTACGTGGAGAGGGCAATAAACGCGGCCCTTGAGGAAGGTGCCAAGAGGGTAGCGGGAGTCCTCTACACCGACCACGACAGGATTTACCTCACCACGAGCAACGGCGTGGAGGCCTTTGACGAGGGAACAGGGATAGAGATAAGCGTCAGGGCATTCATCGGCGACCTCGAGAGCGGCCACGGGACGAACTCCGTAAGGGTTCTCAAGAAGTTCGACCCCGAATCGGCCGGAAGAAAGGCCGGGGAGATAGCGAGCTTGGCGAGAAACCCGGAGCAGGGACCTGAAGGGAAGTTTGACGTCATCTTCGACCCATTAGCGTTTGCCAACCTGCTCAGCTACATGAGCTTCATGACGTCAGCTTACGCCGCCGAGGCCGGCTTCAGCTTCCTCGTCAACAAGCTCGGCCAAAAGGTTGCGAATGAGATAGTGACAATCAAGGACGTCGGCAACATGCCGAACGGCTACGGGACCAGAAAGTTCGACGACGAGGGCGTTCCCACGAGGGAAACGGCGATAATCGAGAACGGAACCTTCAGGACGTTCCTCCTCAACACGAGCCTGGCGAGGAAGTACAAGACCGAGACAACGGCCAACGCAGGTTTAATAATGCCGCACGCGTGGAACATCGTCCTCGAGCCGGGTGACTACTCGAGGGAAGAACTGTTCAGCGAGGTCAAGCGCGGCATCTACATAACCAACGTCTGGTACACGCGCTTCCAGAACTACGTCACCGGCGACTTCTCCACCATCCCGAGGGACGGAATATTCCTCGTCGAGAACGGCGAGCTTAGGCCGATAAGGAACATCCGCGTCAGCGACAACCTCCAGAACATACTGGAGAGCATAGCGGCCCTTACCAAGGAGAGCCACCACGTCCACTGGTGGGAGGTTGATACGCCGGTTTCAACGCCCTACGTTCTGGTGAAGGATGTTGGGATAACGAGGGCGACGAAGTGA
- a CDS encoding DUF835 domain-containing protein has translation MLEILNVIMRFLTWGFATYRWRKRGEYFMLLLSIALWMDFLAALTQKQVLSDFGLNPNLASLIPLMSLMAVFEGILLIAASLSLRDRIKTLWGQFLLLACGIAGPTYVLLTVLLDASPLVITAFPVPFMGVSLMFLGYSLIKEEVGLKTVSTLFPVGAFLLGAINLTYPLTARTSVASYFYGLGALFRAMMFLGMMRCAFLTVKPPEMPITELPTGAFYSDSGRAFDILLQEMQSSGNGVLITRKSLEGFKPKFPVFWMTKVASGMIGENIIALSPTNIGILIDLVKRHLEKGHSLVVIDCFEYLMVENGFENAFKFLLSLKDTVVKYNGTLVVVIEPSAYSKKQMAMLMREFERLDI, from the coding sequence GTGTTGGAAATACTAAACGTAATCATGCGGTTTCTCACGTGGGGTTTTGCCACTTATAGATGGAGAAAGAGGGGCGAGTACTTCATGCTCCTACTGAGCATCGCCCTTTGGATGGATTTCTTGGCGGCTCTTACCCAGAAGCAAGTACTCTCCGATTTCGGCCTAAACCCTAACTTAGCTTCCCTGATACCACTTATGTCGCTCATGGCAGTGTTTGAGGGCATTCTCCTGATTGCCGCATCTCTTTCGCTTCGGGATCGAATTAAGACACTGTGGGGCCAGTTTTTGCTCCTTGCCTGCGGTATCGCCGGCCCAACGTATGTCCTGCTTACAGTGCTCCTTGACGCTTCACCCCTGGTCATCACGGCGTTTCCAGTCCCATTCATGGGCGTTTCCCTCATGTTCCTCGGCTATTCCTTAATTAAAGAGGAAGTCGGTCTAAAGACGGTATCCACTCTCTTTCCCGTCGGGGCGTTTTTGCTGGGAGCCATCAACCTCACCTACCCTCTGACCGCCAGGACTTCCGTAGCAAGCTATTTCTACGGGTTGGGGGCACTTTTTAGGGCTATGATGTTCCTTGGAATGATGAGGTGCGCTTTTCTGACTGTGAAACCACCGGAGATGCCAATAACCGAGCTTCCCACCGGCGCCTTCTACTCGGACAGTGGGAGAGCCTTTGATATTCTCCTCCAGGAGATGCAGTCCAGTGGAAATGGGGTTCTCATCACAAGGAAGTCCCTGGAGGGCTTTAAACCAAAATTTCCGGTGTTCTGGATGACCAAGGTTGCGTCGGGGATGATAGGCGAGAACATCATAGCGCTCTCCCCAACCAATATAGGCATCCTCATAGACCTCGTCAAGAGGCACCTCGAAAAGGGGCATTCCCTCGTAGTGATCGACTGTTTTGAGTACTTGATGGTGGAGAACGGCTTTGAAAACGCGTTCAAATTCCTGCTCTCCCTGAAGGACACCGTCGTGAAGTACAACGGAACCCTCGTTGTGGTAATCGAGCCTTCTGCATATTCCAAGAAGCAGATGGCGATGCTGATGAGGGAGTTTGAAAGGCTGGACATCTAA
- a CDS encoding COG2426 family protein, translating into MNEFLQVFLLSLIPTFEGRYAIVYSIGRGYSLWETLLAASLGVLFLSVILPAVLPYIDRVMLWLERTPLRKIAHLYLYYVERVRKKAHPYVEKWGFWGLFIFVAIPLPGTGVWTGALAAYILAVEENRAFLALLLGGLFSMAITLGPALGLFG; encoded by the coding sequence TTGAATGAGTTCCTTCAGGTCTTCCTGCTCTCGCTCATCCCGACATTCGAGGGACGCTACGCGATAGTCTATAGCATAGGAAGGGGGTATTCCCTGTGGGAGACGCTCTTAGCGGCATCCCTCGGCGTCCTGTTCCTCTCTGTCATCCTTCCTGCAGTCCTTCCATACATAGACCGCGTTATGCTCTGGCTTGAGAGAACCCCCTTGAGGAAAATAGCTCACCTCTACCTCTACTACGTCGAGAGAGTGAGGAAAAAGGCACACCCCTACGTCGAGAAGTGGGGTTTCTGGGGCCTCTTCATCTTCGTAGCGATTCCCCTCCCTGGAACCGGCGTATGGACCGGTGCTTTAGCGGCTTATATACTCGCGGTGGAGGAGAATAGGGCGTTTTTGGCCCTCCTCCTCGGCGGGCTGTTCAGCATGGCGATAACCCTTGGCCCGGCGCTGGGTCTGTTCGGATAA